DNA from Stenotrophomonas acidaminiphila:
TACTTTGAGAGCGCGACCAGCCCGGGCGAGGAGGGCGATGCCGGTGGTGCGCTGCCGGGCTATGCCTGCAAGGACCCGAACTTCTGGATGAACGGCAGCAACTGCGTCTACGACTACAACGCGGTGGCCGCCAACGAGGCCTCGATCAAGAACAAGGCCTTGTTCGCGCGCGGCACCCTGCGGGTCAACGACGCGGTGTCGCTGTACTCCACCGCCAGCTACAGCCATGCCAGCAGTTTCGGCCGCTACGCGCCGACGCCCGGGGTGCTCTACGTGGCGGAGAACTCGCCCAACGACCCGGTACCCGGCGACGGGCTCGGCGCCTTCATCTACCACCGCTACGCCGCGGCCGGCAACCGCGACAACTACATCGACAACACCGTGCTCGACCTGGGCGTCGGCGTGGACTGGCAGGTCAACGACCGGCTCAGCGTGGATGCCGGCGTGCGCCGCAGCGACGCGCGCCTGCGCGACCAGGGACGCGGCTACATCGTCACCCCGCTGGCCGAGGCCGCCGCCGCCGATGGCCGCTACAACCTGCGCGACCCGTTCGGCAACCCGGACGAGGTCATCAAGGGCTTCACCACCACCACCAGCCGCGAGGGCAAGTTCGTCATCGACGAGCTTTACGCCAACGCCAGCCTGGACCTGTTCGACATGGCCGGCGGGCGCTCGGCGCTGGCGTTCGGCCTGGAGTCGCGCCGCGAAGACTATGCCGACACCTACGATTCATTGTCCGAAGCCGGCGTCGTGGCCGGCTCCTCGGGCAACTCGGCGGCCGGCAACCGCCGCGTGCAGGCCGCCTTCGCCGAATGGCTGCTGCCGGTGGCGGACGGGTTCGACTTCACCCTGGCCGCGCGCTACGACCGCTACAGCGATTACGGCGGCGACCTGTCGCCCAAGCTCTCGCTGCGCTGGCAGCCGCTGGCCAACCTGACCCTGCGCGGTTCGGTCGGCAAGGGCTTTCGCGCACCCAACCTCAACAGCATCCATGCCAAGCGTTCGTTCTCGGCCGAGCACGTGCAGGACTACCGCAGCTGCCTGGCGGTGGGCTATTCGTCCGCCCAGTGCGGCGGCGACGCCAACAACGACGGCATCGCCGATGGCCCGGTCAGCAAGGACGTCAGCTACCAGGTCGATACCTGGTCCAGCGGCAACCCCGCGCTGGGTTCCGAGCATTCCCGCCAGTACAGCCTGGGCCTGGCCTGGGACCCGCTGGACTGGCTGAACCTGACCCTGGACTACTACCACATCCGCATCGACGACCGCATCCGCCTGATCGAGTACCAGGAGCTGGTGGAGTTCGACAACAACGGCCTGCCGCTGCCGGCCGGAACCTCGGTGGAGCGACGCGCCAACGGCTCCATCCGCGAGATCAACACCGCCTATGCCAACGAGGGCGACCTCAGCACCCGCGGCCTGGACCTGAACCTGCGCGGCCGTTTCGACGGCGGCGGCTGGGGCCGGCTGGAGAGCTGGCTGCAGATGGCGCGCGTGCTGGAGTTCAAGGTGACCGACGGGGCCACGGTCAAGGACCGGCTGGGCTGGGCGGCCGCCCCGGAGATGCGCGGCAGCCTGCGCAACATCTGGAGCCGCGGGGACTGGAGCGTCAACTGGAACGTCAACTACATCGGCGACCAGCGCAACCCCGGGGTCAAGCCGACCTTCGGCTTCCTGGCCGGCGACCCGGGCACGCGCGTGGGCAGCTATGTCACCCATGACCTGGCGCTGACCTACAAGGCGCCGTGGAACGCCGGCATCACCCTGGGCGCCAACAACCTGGGCAACCGCTACCCGCAGCTGGTCGAAACCGACGGCCGGCCCTGGAACTTCAACCTGTACAACGCCTACGGCCGCATCGTCTACCTGCGCTACACGCAGAAGTTCTGAGCCGCCGCCCGGGCCGTTTGCCACGACGGGCGCCCCGGTGGCGCCCGTCGTCGTTGCGGCCCCGCGACACCCCCGCGCCGGGGGCCGCCGGCGGCGGCGATATGCCACAATCGCCGCCGCACGGCAGGAAGCTGCAGGACCCCGACGTTTTGACCACCACCACCGCCACGACCACCCCGCCGCTGTTCTCGGTCGTACCCGCCGGCATCTTCGGCCCGCTGGCCTCGGCCAACCGCCAGAACTACTGGTCGCTGCTGTGCCGGATGTTCGACGAGTTCTTCGGCCCGGACGCGCCGGTGCCGCCCAGCCACGGCTTTCCGCGCCGCGAGATCACCGCCGCGATCGAGCGCTACCTGCTTGCCGACGACCCGTGGGAAGACGAGGACGGGCAGGCCCCGGACGCGCCGCTGAACGTGCGCGCCAGCGCCATCCACGACCGCTTCCGCGCCGCCGGCTGGCTGCGCCAGGAACGCATCGGCGCGCGCGAGATGGTGACCATGCCGCCGATGGTGGCGCAGCTGCTGTCCACCCTGGTGGAGTTCAGCGAGCATGGCCCGACCTTCGTCTCGGCCAAGATGCGCTCGGTGGAGCTGCAGCTGCAGCAGGTGGCCGAAGGCCGCCTGGACGGGGGCATCCTCGACGAGGCCGCCGACCAGGCGCGGCGGCTGCTGGTGTCGCTGGCCTCGATGAGCCTGCAGGTGCGCGACCTGATGCCGGAGCTGAGCAAGGCCGAGACCACCGCGCAGTTCGCCCGGCAGTGGTTCGAGCGCTACGTCGGCCAGCTGTTCATCGGCGACTATGCCGAACTGCACCGCGCCGACCACCCGATGGCGCGGCGCAGCTCGATCCTGGCGATGGTGCAGCAGCTCGAGTCCGGCATGCAGCGTGAAGCGCTGGTGGCCTGGTACGCCGAGCATGTGACCGGCGGCGACGCCGCGCGCGCCCAGCAGCGGCTGTCGCGCAGCCTGGGACGGCTGCGCGAGCTGGAACGCATCGACGAATACTTGGCCCGGCTGGACGAGGACATCCGCCAGGCCAACCGCCGCGCGCTGGCCTTCCTCGACTACCGCCTGCGCGCCCCCGACCGGCTCGACGTGCTGCTGCGCCGCGCCTGCCGCGGCGTGCTGTCGGCGCCGGAGGACGCGCTGCGGCTGCCGGTGGCGCCCGGCCCGCTGATGGACGAAGCGCGCCTGCGCCCGCCGCACCGCAAGCCGGCGCCGATCCCGCGCAGCGCCAACGCCACCACGCCACCCACGCCGGAGCAGCTGGCGCGGCTGTCGCTGCTGCGGCGGATGAAGCGCGCACGCCTGGTCAACGCCGAGGACATGGCGCGCTACGTCGGCCGCCACCTGCGGCAGGGCGCGGCGGTCGACTCGGCGCGGCTGGACATCGCCAGCATCGAGGACCTGCGCGCCTACCAGACCCTGCTCACGCTGGCCCTGCGTGGCAACCGCGTCGGCGGCCTGCGCCGCGAGGACCCGCTCGGCCGCCTGCTGCGCGGTTTCCGCGTCGAGCTGCTCGATGCCGGCAACGGCGACCACAACGATTACCTGCGCGGCCCGCGCTTCCGCATCCTGCGGGTCGGCGCAAAACTCCCGGAAACCGCATGAAACGCAGCTGGAACACCCTGAGCCAGATGTCCAACGGCACCTATGCCGTGCAGGACTTCGAGCGCGCCGCCTACCGCCTGGCCACCGAGCAGGTGCTGTACGCCACCGACCCGCGTTCGCGCGTGGCCTACCACCTGGTGGAAGACCATTACCCCGATTTCGTCGCCGCGCTGGAGCCGCTGGGCATCCGCCTGGAGCGCAACGCGCATTACCGCTACGTGGTGGCACTGCCGGCCCATGGCGAGGGCGCGCCGGTGACGCTGGACGAAACCCTGGCCCTGCTGGTGCTGCGCCAGCGTTACGACGAGGCCATGCGCCAGGGCCTGATCGAGGACCACGGCGAGGTGGTGGTGGAACTGCCGGACCTGCAGGAGAGCTGGCAGGCGCTGACCGGCCGCGCGATGCCCGACGTCGGCGCGCTGCGCGCGCTGGCGCGCACGCTCAAGCGCTGGGGCGTATGCCGGCTGATCGACTCCGAAGGCGACGACCCGCAGCCGTTCCACCTGCGGGTACGCCCGGCCATCGTCGAGATCGTCGGCGAGCAATGGCTGCAGCGCCTGGACCAGCACAACCGCGACGAGGCCGGCGACACCGGCGCGGAGGACGACGATGCAGCAGCTTGAACGCATCCACCTGGTGCAGTTCTTCCTGTTCGAGGCGCAGAGCCTGCAACTGGACGCGACCAGCGCCATCATCGCGCCCAACGGCGCCGGCAAGAGCGCGCTGCTCGACGCGCTGCAGATCGTGCTGCTGGGCGGCGACCGCAGCCGCATCCGTTTCAACGCCCAGGCCGGCGGCAGCCACCGCGCGCGTACCATCCGCGACTACTGCCTGGGCGTGTTCCGCAGCGGCGAGGAAGGGCGCAAGCGCCGCACCGCCACCACCTACATCTCGCTGGTGTTCCGCGACACCGACACCGGGGTGCCGCTGACCGCCGGCATCGCGCTCGGCGCCTCGGTCGACGAGCCGGAACACCGCACCCACGGCCTGTACCTGCTGCCGGGCGTGGCGCTGGCGCTGGACGAGCACCTGGAGCGGGTCAAGGGCAAGGAACTGCCGCTGGCCTGGAATACCTTCCGCGAGCACGTCGCGCGCCGCTGCAAGGAGGTGGGCGAGACCCCGCAGCTGCATCCCAATGCCGAACGCTTCCTGCGCGACCTGCTGCTGCGGCTGCGCGCCAGCCCATCGGCCAGCCCCGACCTCAACGCCTACCGCAAGGCCTTCCTCAACGCGCTGAACCTGCAGCGGGTCGAGGACGTGGACCTGTTCGTGCGTACCCTGGTGGCCGAGGACCGGCCCACCGACATCGCCCGCTTCCGCGCGCTGCTGGACAGCTTCCGCCAGATCAAGGAGAAGATCGAACAGGTCAAGCAGCGCATCGACGCCGCCGAGGGCGCGGAGCGCCAGTACGAGAAGATCGCCGCGCAGGCCACCCGCGCCGCCTCGGCGCGCGCACTGGCCGCCGAATACGCCCGCGACCTGTACAGCGAACAGCTCGACCAGGCCGAAGGCGCGCTCGCCACCGCGCAGAACACGCTGGCCGACACCCGTCGCCGCCTGGCCGACACCCGCGTCGAACGCGACACCCTGCGCGAGGAGCAGGCGCGCGCCAATGCCCGCCTGCAGAGCAGCGCCGGCTACGGCGAGCAGGCGCAGCTTGACGAACTGGCCGGCCGCGACCGCGACCGCCTCGCGCAGCTGAAGAAGGACCTGGCGCGCGAAGTCGGCTTCGTGCGCGACCAGTTCCGCCAGCTCGACGCGCTCGCGCTCGACGACATCGACGCCGCCGCGCTGGCCGGCGCGCGCGAAGCGTGGGACGCGTGGCATGCCGAACTGTCGGCGCTGGCCGCCGAGGCTGCCTTGCCATGGACCCCGGACGACCTGTTCGCCGGTGCGCGCCAGGCCTTGCGCGCCGCCGCGCCGCTGCGCGAGCGGGTCGACCGCCACGCCCGCCAGCTGCACGCGGCCCACGACAAGGCGCGCGACGCGCTGGAGACCGCGCGCCAGAACCAGAAGCGTCTGGCCGCCGGCCAGGCCGAACTGCACCCGGACACGGTGCGGCTGATGAGCTACCTGCGCGATGCCGGCATCGACGCGCGCCCGGTGTGCGACCTGGTGCGGGTCACCGACGCGACCTGGCAGCACGCCATCGAAGGTTATCTGCGCAGCAATGTCGAAGCCCTGCTGATCCCGGACAAGGACGAGGAACGCGCGGTCAAGCTGTACCGCGGCCTGTCCGGCGGGCGCTCGGTGTATGGGGTCAAGCTCGCCCTGTCCAGCCATGCACGCAGGTCGCGTGGCGCCGACGAGCCGGAGAGCGGCAGCGTCGCCGCGCTGCTGGAGGGCGTCAACGCCGACGCATTGGCCTTCCTGCGCCGCCAGCTCGGCGAGCTGCGCTGCGTGGAAACCGAGGCCGAGCTGGTACGCAGCCGCCAGGGCCTGACCCGCGACGGCCTGCTGGCACGCGGCGGCAGCATCGAACGCCTGCGCCTGCCCGCGGCCGGCGACCTGCGCATCGGCGCCTCCGACAACCGTGCGCGGCTGCGCGTGCTGCACGAGGAAATCGAGAAGGCCGAACAGGAATTGCGCCAGATCGAGCCGCGCCTGCGCCGCGCCGATGACTGCCAGCGCGGCCTGGCGCGGCTGGCCGATGCCGACGCGGTGGCGCAGGCGCTGCACGAGCGCGTGCTCGAACACCGGCAGGTGGCCGAACGCTACCGCAGCGCGCAGGAAAGCCGCCTCGCCTCGCTGGACCCGGACCTGCTGCGCCTGTCCGAACAGCTGCGTGAACTGAACGCCCAGCTCGCCGGCTGCGAGCAGCGCGCCGACGCGCTGGTCGGCCAGGAAGCCGTGGCGGCGGCCAACCTCGAGCGCACGCAGGCCCTGCTCGAAGGCCTGCGCCAGCAGGAAGAACTGATCGCGCGGCGCGCGGTGGACGCCTTCGCCGATGCGGACGTCGATCCGAACCGGGTCGAACGCCAGCGCGAGGAGCTGGACGAAAAATATCCGTCGCTGGAAGAACGCGCGCGCCGCTGCGAGGAGCGCGCCAGGGACAGCGACGCGCAGCTGGCACGGCTGCTGCCCGAGGCCTGGAGCGGTCTGGCGCAGTACGCGCGCGACCATGGGCTGGAGCTGGATTTCGACGCCAGCGCCTGGCGCCCGGCGCGCAGCCTGCTGCAGCGCGAACTGACCCAGCTGCGCGATACCGAGCTGGTGCAGTACGAGGCCGAGGCGCGCCAGGCCTACGCCACCGCCGTGGATACCTTCCGCACCGGCGTGGCCTCCACCCTGTACGACAACTTCACCCGGCTCAAGACCCAGATCGCCACGCTCAACCGCACCCTGCGCGCCAGCCCGGCGTTCTCCAACAACGAGCGCTACCAGTTCCATTACGAAGTGGTGCCGGAGTTCCGCGAACTGCACCGCTTCATCCAGCGCGCCGCCGACATCGGCGGCGAGGACACGCTGTTCGAGAGCGCCGGCCAGGTGCCCGAGGCGTTCCGCGCGCTGGTCGAGGACAAGGCCGCCACCCACGTGGCCAACTCGCCGCTGGACGACTACCGCCGCTTCTTCCGCTTCGAAGTGCAGATCCGCCAGGACGACCGGGTGATCGGCAGCCTCAGCGAACGCATGCGCTCGGGCTCCGGCGGCGAACACCGCGCGCCGCTGTACGTGATCGCCGGCGCCGCGCTGGCCGCGGCCTACGGCAAGAGTGAAGCGCACCCGGGCGGGCTGGGGCTGATCCTGCTCGACGAGTTCGGTGACAAGATCGACGCGCAGAACGCGCGCGCCACCACCAACTACCTGCGCTCGCTGGGCCTGCAGCTGGTGCTGGCGGCGCCGGACACCGCCCAGGGCACCCTGTCCGGCGTGCTCGACAGCTACATCGAACTGTTCCGCGACGGCGACCTGCTGCAGGCCGAGCGCATCGAGGTCACCGAAGCCGCGCGCACCCTGCTGCTGTCCGACCAGTTCGACCTGCACCCGGAACTGCTGGCGGCGGAGACCGAACGCATCGCGCGCGAGCAGGCGACGGCGTGACAGCGGCGCCGGGCCGCGCCTGGGGCGCCGGCCCGGCGCGTGACGCAGCGGTAGCCGCGGCCCGTGCGCCGGCCGCGGCTACCGGCAACCTCAGCGGTTGCCGATGATCTCGACCCAGTAGCCGTCCGGGTCCTTGATGAACGCCAGGTTCTTCATGCGCCCGTCCTGCAGGCGCTTCTGGAACGGCACGCCCAGTTCCTCGAAGCGTGCACAGGCCGCTTCCAGCGCCGGCACCGACACGCAGATATGGCCGAAGCCGCGCGGTTCGCTGTTGCCATCGTGGTAGACCGGGCCGTCCTGGTGCTCGGTGCCATGGTTGTGGGTCAGTTCCAGCACGCCGGGGATGCCGGCCATCCACAGCCGGCGCGCGGCGTCATCCTCGGGCACCTGCATGCCCGCCGGTACGTAGGCCAGGAAGTACAGGCTGAAAGCGGCCTCCGGGAAGTCGCGCCTGTCGACCAGGCGGAAGCCGAGCACGCGGGTGTAGAAATCCAGCGAAGCGGCGATGTCCTTGACCCGCAGCATGGTGTGGTTGAAGACGAAGCCGGTGGTTTCGGCCGGTGGCTGCGCGGCCACGCCGGGCTGCTGGTGGAGAGCGTTCAGGCTCATGGCGGTGTTCCTGATAAGGGGAGGGGGCGATTCTAGAGCGCGGCGCGGCAATGCACCGGGAACGCAGCGTGCCGCGTTCCCGGTGGCGTGTGCCGTTGCCTGCAGCTCAGGGGTGCCGGGCGTAGGGCCGCAGGCTGCCGTCCTTGCCCAGCAGGTCGACCGTGAACGCCTCGCGGCGGCCATCGGCGGACTCCATGCCCGGAGAACCGATGGGCATGCCCGGCAGCACCAGCCCGCGCGCGGCCGGCTTCTCGCGCAGCAGACGCTGCACGTCCGCGGCCGGCACGTGGCCTTCCAGCACGTAGCCACCGACTTCGGCGGTATGGCACGACGCCTGCGACAGCGGAATGCCGAGGCGCTGCTTCACCGCGGCCATGTCGGTACTGTCATGGGCCACCACGGTGAAGCCGGCCGCGCGCATGTGCGCGATCCAGCCGTTGCAGCAGCCGCAGTTGGCGTCTTTGTGGACGTGCACGACCTGCGTCGCGTGGCCGGCGTGTGCGGTTGCCGGTGGCTTGCCCGCTGCCGCTGGCGGGGCGGCATCGCAGGCGGCGACGGCGAAGACGGCGCTGGCGACGATCAGCACGGATATCGTCCTGTGCAGCAGTGTGTTCATGTGGATCTCCTTCGGAAGGGGGCGGAACGCCACGGGGCATTCCGCCGTGGGGGCGGGGTCAGAACCAGAACCGCACGCCGGCGACCCAGCGCGATTCGCGGGTGGCTTCCCCGGCGTCGCGGTGCAGGTCGGCACTGCGGCCGAAGCGCCGCTCATGCACGAAGCCGACGTAAGGCGCGAAGCGGCGGGTGATCTCGTAGCGCAGGCGCAGGCCGGCGCCGACGTGGCCCAGTCCGCTGCCGACGCCGCGGCGCGGGTCGCCGTCGGCCGCCACGCTGGCCTCCAGCGACGGTTGCAGGATCAGCCGGTTGCTCAGCAGCAGCGAGTATTCCGCCTCCACCGCCAGTTCGGCCCGGCGCGGCCCGCCCAGGTAGGCGGTGGCGGCGAACTCGAACTTGTACGGCGCCAGCCCCTGCACGCCGATGGCGGCGCGGGTCAGCCCGGGCGCATCGCCACCGTCATGGCGGACGCCGCCGACCAGGTCCCACCACGGCGAGATGGCGCGCCCGTAGAGTGCGTCCAGCGACCATTCGCCGAGCCGGCCCTCGCTGCGCTGGCCTTCGCTGCGCAGCCACAGGCGGTCGATGTCGCCGCCGACCCAGCCCTTGGCCGCCCACGACTGGCCGCTGCCGCGGGCGTTGTCCCAGGCTTCCAGGTGGTCGAACAGCACCAGGCTGTTGATGCCGGGCGCGTGCTGCATCGCATGCGGCGCGAGCGCCGGGAACGCCGCCGCCAGATCCGCGGCGGTCGGCGCGGGAATCGGCTCGCGCGGCGCCTGCATGGCCGCGGCGCCATGGCCGGCATGATCGGCATGCGTGGCATGCACGTCCAGGCCGTTGGCCGCCGCGCCATGGCCGGCATGGGCGTCGCCGGAGGCAGGCCGCGATGGGGGCGCGGCGGGCGGGGCATGGCCGGCATGCGGATCATCGCCGTGCATGGACTGCGCGGCGGATGCCGGCATCGCATGGCCGGCGTGCGGGTCCGTGGCTGGTTGTGGCGGTACCGCGTCGGCCGCAGGGGCCGACGCCGCGGCATGGCCGGCGTGCCTGTCCATGGATGCGGACGTGCTGGCCGGCATCCGGTGGCCCGCATGCGGATCGGGTGCCGGTGCGGCCGGTTCCGCCGCTGCCGCGTGGGGGGCGTGGTGCGCGTGCGGGTCGGCCTCGGCGGCGTTGCCGGGCGACGCAGGCACGTGGCCCGCATGCGGATCCGGCTTGGTGCCGGCGCCATGGCGGTGATGGCCGTGGTGGCTGGCATGCGGGTCCTGCGCGGCGGCGTTGCCGGTGGCCGCGGCCAGGGCGATGAACAGCAGCGATCGGGTGCGTGTCTTCATGCCTCGATCCTCACTTCGCGCATCATGCCCGCTTCCATGTGGTACAGCAGGTGGCAGTGGAACGCCCAGCGCCCCAGCGCATCGGCGCGCACGCGGTAGCTGCGGCGGGTGCCGGGCGGCATGTCCACGGTGTGCTTGCGCACCTGGAACTGGCCGTTGGCATCCTCCAGGTCGCTCCACACGCCATGCAGGTGGATGGGGTGGGTCATCATCGTGTCGTTGACCAATACGATGCGCATGCGCTCGCCGTAGTTCAGCCGCAGCGGCTCGGCACCGGCGAACGGGACGCCGTCGAAGTTCCAGGCGAACTTCTCCATGTGCCCGGTCAGGTGCAGCTCGATCTCGCGGCCGGGTTCGCGCCCGTCCGGGTCCTCGAACAGCGAGTGCAGGTCGGCATAGGCGAGCACCCTGCGGCCGTTGTCGCGCAGGCCGATGCCGGGGTCGTCCAGCCGCGGCGAACTGGCCGCGCTCTGCATGTCCACCAGCGGATTGCCGCGCTCGCCGGGTGGATGCTTCGGCGCGCTGCCACCGCCACTGCCGTGTCCGCCGTGGGCGCCATGCGCTGCCTGTCCGGCAGGCGCTCCGTGCGCCATCGGCATGTCACCGTGTCCGCCGCCGTGGTCGTGGGCCATGTCGGCCATGGTCAGCAAGGGCCGCGGGTCCAGCGCCGGCACCGGCGCCTGCAGGCCGTGGCGCACCGCCAGGGTGCCGCAGGCATGGCCGGTGCG
Protein-coding regions in this window:
- a CDS encoding lactoylglutathione lyase encodes the protein MSLNALHQQPGVAAQPPAETTGFVFNHTMLRVKDIAASLDFYTRVLGFRLVDRRDFPEAAFSLYFLAYVPAGMQVPEDDAARRLWMAGIPGVLELTHNHGTEHQDGPVYHDGNSEPRGFGHICVSVPALEAACARFEELGVPFQKRLQDGRMKNLAFIKDPDGYWVEIIGNR
- a CDS encoding copper amine oxidase gives rise to the protein MHVHKDANCGCCNGWIAHMRAAGFTVVAHDSTDMAAVKQRLGIPLSQASCHTAEVGGYVLEGHVPAADVQRLLREKPAARGLVLPGMPIGSPGMESADGRREAFTVDLLGKDGSLRPYARHP